In one window of Candidatus Avedoeria danica DNA:
- a CDS encoding ribonuclease Z — translation MLEIAFLGTSASAPSVRRGLPSTMVLYRDRRWLIDCGEGTQRQILRSGLGFKRLDTVLLTHGHLDHILGLGGLVSTFARWESIDRMAIYGGRSALDRVRDLMGVVLRGDEIAVTVEYIELQPGPLLRAGDLDVVAFPVKHRGSGNFGFLFHERSHRPFLVERAEALGVPLGPERRQLVQGVPVTLADGRVVQPDEVLGEATPGVKLVVLGDVARVDDLVGIARNADALICESTYLWEDRAAAKQFGHLTARQAAELARDAGVGTLFLTHVSRRYAAHQIRHEASAIFPRTILADDLEVWRIKRGSVERVRDVGEGDD, via the coding sequence ATGCTGGAGATCGCATTCCTCGGCACCTCCGCCTCCGCGCCGAGTGTCCGGCGCGGGCTGCCGTCGACGATGGTGTTGTACCGCGACCGTCGCTGGCTGATCGACTGCGGGGAGGGGACGCAGCGCCAGATCCTGCGCAGCGGGCTCGGGTTCAAGCGCCTCGACACCGTGCTGCTGACGCACGGCCACCTGGACCACATCCTCGGCCTCGGCGGCTTGGTGAGCACGTTCGCCCGCTGGGAGTCGATCGACCGGATGGCGATCTACGGCGGCCGATCGGCCCTCGACCGCGTGCGCGACCTGATGGGCGTCGTCCTGCGCGGCGACGAGATCGCGGTGACCGTCGAGTACATCGAGCTCCAGCCCGGGCCGCTGTTGCGCGCCGGCGACCTCGACGTCGTCGCGTTCCCGGTCAAGCACCGCGGCAGCGGCAACTTCGGCTTCCTGTTCCACGAGCGCTCCCATCGCCCGTTCCTCGTCGAACGGGCCGAGGCGCTGGGCGTTCCGCTCGGACCCGAGCGGCGCCAGCTGGTGCAGGGGGTGCCGGTGACGCTGGCGGACGGGCGCGTCGTCCAGCCGGACGAAGTGCTCGGCGAGGCGACGCCGGGCGTGAAGCTCGTCGTGCTCGGCGACGTCGCCCGCGTCGACGATCTCGTCGGGATCGCCCGGAACGCCGACGCGCTGATCTGCGAGAGCACCTACCTCTGGGAGGATCGGGCGGCGGCCAAGCAGTTCGGCCACCTGACGGCCCGCCAGGCGGCCGAACTGGCCCGCGACGCCGGCGTCGGCACGCTCTTCCTGACCCACGTCTCCCGCCGCTACGCCGCCCACCAGATCCGGCACGAGGCCAGCGCGATCTTCCCGCGCACGATCCTGGCCGACGACCTCGAGGTCTGGCGGATCAAGCGGGGGTCGGTGGAGCGGGTGCGGGATGTCGGGGAAGGCGACGACTGA
- a CDS encoding response regulator transcription factor: protein MNGPAPAILIADADRTAASLVHAGLVGNGFRIIEAYDGETALQIMREERPVLAVLATQLPSRSGLDLVRLIRADAQLAALPIILVSARADAMDRINGLDLGADDFIAKPFHPREVAARVKALLRRQAIYAEARPSEVRRAGDLSIDDQEHEARLGGVPLPLTPTEYRLLYVLMSQPGRAFSRTELIEHGLGPDFNGKARTLDSHIRNLRAKIEHSHARSHKVRTVFGVGYRLVVPRDEPHETNADGAAGH, encoded by the coding sequence ATGAACGGGCCGGCGCCGGCCATCCTGATCGCGGATGCCGATCGTACCGCGGCGAGCCTTGTGCACGCCGGACTGGTCGGCAACGGCTTCCGGATCATCGAGGCGTATGATGGCGAGACGGCGCTGCAGATCATGCGCGAAGAGCGGCCGGTGTTGGCCGTGCTCGCGACGCAACTGCCGTCGCGCAGCGGCCTCGACCTCGTCCGGCTGATCCGCGCGGACGCGCAGCTCGCGGCACTGCCGATCATCCTGGTCAGCGCGCGTGCGGATGCGATGGATCGGATCAACGGGCTCGATCTCGGCGCCGACGACTTCATCGCCAAGCCGTTTCACCCGCGCGAGGTCGCAGCGCGCGTCAAGGCGCTGCTGCGGCGCCAGGCGATCTACGCCGAAGCCCGGCCGAGCGAGGTGCGCCGCGCCGGCGACCTCTCGATCGACGACCAGGAGCACGAAGCGCGCCTCGGTGGCGTGCCGCTGCCGTTGACGCCGACCGAGTACCGCTTGCTCTACGTGCTGATGAGCCAGCCGGGTCGCGCATTTTCACGCACGGAGCTGATCGAGCACGGTCTGGGTCCGGACTTCAACGGCAAGGCGCGGACGCTGGACAGCCACATCCGCAACTTGCGGGCCAAGATCGAGCACTCCCACGCGCGCTCGCACAAGGTGCGCACCGTTTTCGGCGTCGGCTATCGGCTGGTCGTGCCGCGCGACGAACCGCACGAGACGAACGCGGATGGTGCCGCCGGTCATTGA
- a CDS encoding type II toxin-antitoxin system HicA family toxin: MPRHRDVLHRVLHGTSDTNISFGDLRRLLIRLGFDERVRGDHFIYSKVGVAEILNLQPKGAQAKPYQVKQVRGVIVKYKMSGDDHAD, translated from the coding sequence GTGCCACGACACCGAGATGTCCTCCATCGCGTCCTGCACGGCACTTCGGACACGAACATCTCCTTCGGTGACCTGCGTCGCCTCTTGATTCGGCTCGGGTTCGACGAGCGCGTGCGTGGGGACCACTTCATCTACAGTAAAGTGGGCGTTGCGGAAATCCTGAACCTGCAGCCCAAAGGCGCTCAGGCCAAGCCCTATCAGGTCAAGCAAGTCCGGGGCGTCATCGTGAAGTACAAGATGTCAGGAGACGATCATGCAGACTGA
- a CDS encoding CapA family protein: MRHTLWRCARSAGIAAQSVCLALALGQAVSTAAAAANPASASDAPFPSPRTDEARLLFLGDVMLGRYVGAAITAHGADAPFDRARTWLSAADVTVANLEGPLVPPGALAVPPPSPGLLNLTGSTASAGALARAGFDVLSVANNHSLDAGEPGLRHTRRALTGVGIAPVGLRAGGADGVGVDGAVGQMPVIEDVRGIRIAFLAYTLVLNPTTPPSRAAAAIAYIDPAVPADIARAASEVKRARSGSAAAVDADADADANADLVAVVLHWGIEYAARPSAGQQRIARALAAAGADLVVGAHPHVVQGVEALGVVGALDVEPLRHAPLSGAPPQPATARPTIVAYSLGNALFDQGGDAATRRGAALEVGVDSGGVRWARLIPLAIESRPNGYAMRPLDDPEGQYTARRATRPSSGQPASP, from the coding sequence ATGCGCCATACCCTCTGGCGGTGCGCGCGCTCGGCCGGCATCGCCGCGCAGTCCGTTTGCCTCGCGCTGGCCCTAGGCCAAGCGGTATCGACTGCCGCCGCGGCCGCCAATCCAGCATCGGCCTCCGACGCACCGTTCCCGTCGCCGCGAACGGACGAAGCCCGCCTCCTCTTCCTCGGCGACGTCATGCTCGGCCGCTACGTCGGCGCCGCCATCACCGCCCACGGCGCGGACGCCCCCTTCGACCGCGCCCGCACTTGGCTGTCGGCAGCCGACGTCACCGTCGCCAACCTCGAGGGGCCGCTCGTGCCGCCGGGCGCCTTGGCCGTTCCGCCGCCGTCGCCCGGCCTGCTGAACCTCACCGGCAGCACGGCCTCAGCCGGCGCGCTCGCCCGCGCGGGCTTCGACGTGCTGTCGGTGGCGAACAACCACAGCCTGGACGCCGGCGAGCCGGGCCTGCGGCACACCCGCCGCGCGCTCACGGGCGTCGGCATCGCGCCCGTCGGGCTGCGGGCTGGCGGCGCGGACGGCGTCGGCGTTGACGGCGCTGTCGGTCAGATGCCGGTGATCGAGGACGTTCGCGGCATTCGCATCGCCTTCCTCGCCTACACCCTCGTCCTCAACCCAACCACGCCGCCCAGCCGCGCCGCCGCCGCGATCGCGTACATCGACCCCGCAGTCCCGGCCGACATCGCCCGCGCCGCGAGCGAAGTGAAGCGGGCGCGCAGCGGCAGCGCCGCAGCTGTCGACGCGGACGCCGACGCGGACGCCAACGCCGACCTCGTCGCCGTGGTCCTGCACTGGGGCATCGAGTACGCCGCCCGCCCGAGCGCCGGCCAGCAGCGCATCGCCCGCGCGCTGGCCGCTGCCGGCGCCGACCTCGTCGTCGGCGCCCACCCGCACGTCGTGCAGGGCGTCGAGGCGTTGGGTGTCGTCGGGGCACTGGATGTCGAACCCCTCCGTCATGCGCCCCTGAGCGGCGCACCGCCCCAGCCAGCCACCGCCCGCCCGACGATCGTCGCCTACTCCCTCGGCAACGCCCTGTTCGACCAAGGCGGCGACGCAGCGACGCGGCGCGGCGCGGCGTTGGAAGTCGGCGTAGATTCCGGCGGCGTTCGGTGGGCCAGGCTGATCCCGCTGGCGATCGAATCCCGCCCGAACGGCTATGCCATGCGGCCGCTCGACGATCCCGAAGGTCAGTACACCGCGCGGCGGGCGACACGTCCGTCCAGTGGGCAGCCAGCCTCCCCTTGA
- the priA gene encoding primosomal protein N', giving the protein MGGWPFAEVAVALPTDLGRPRPAAPDAPSPDAFTYAIPGPLADAVHIGSGVRVPFGRQRLIGIVVGLAARTDLGRVRDIEAVVDGDPWLTPESVALARWVAKHYRAPLFSCLQPFLPPGTDTAAPRRYRRTDAPVAAFGSDADVLALVGAFGRQRRRTESTLRKAVGPRKFAAALAAALAAGLIEPLDDPDLAPRARTTAFARRLVADGAAVDAALAKVRPHAAADALAWLRRPEVVLPTAAELAAATGGAAPGGGARTLARLAADGLVLVAPAGEVNVADAAKSADAAKSAKSVESAESVDKVDSVHAVDVVVLQVHGARARAAEHALRRVTAHVEAMEYLAASGGAAPTADVVRRTAATAATLAALERAGLIAVVRAEASAGLPPASLGASLGVSSAGDGDGRGEAVPPMTADQTRAWAQLVPLLDGADGPDAGGPPVDPPVALLHGVTGSGKTELYLRAIAHVAARGRQAIVLVPEIALTPQMVDRFEARFPGKVGLWHSEMSPAERREAWQRARSGAVTVVVGSRSAVFSPLPRLGLMIVDEEHADAYKQDRTPRYHARDVAIERARRVGAAVVLGSATPAVTSYWHARRGVWTLIELPRRVRTADPRAALDGGAAMTAPGHGDLPPVRIVDMRAELRAGNTSIFSRPLLAALQHALVAGEQAILFLNRRGSATFVQCRDCGHVQVCPRCDAPLTQHVAGLDAARPGRATARLVCHACGHTEPPPMLCPACTSHRIRYVGLGTERLERETLAAFPGVRTLRWDADTTEARGAHAALMARFSSGQADVLIGTQMITKGLDLPLVTLVGVVSADTALHFPDYRAGERAFQLLAQVAGRAGRSAAGGHVIFQTYNPDHPAITFAAQHDFAGYYTREIAFRAQHGYPPWRPLWRLLWVTDLNDAAAEPAARAYAHQLEAAAARLGLPYTMVRGPAPAFFHRQRGKYRWQIVLSSPDGHALLAEAPPPPGWRVDVDAIDVL; this is encoded by the coding sequence ATGGGCGGCTGGCCGTTCGCCGAGGTCGCCGTCGCCCTTCCGACCGACCTCGGCCGACCGCGCCCGGCCGCGCCGGATGCGCCGTCTCCCGACGCCTTCACGTACGCCATCCCCGGCCCGCTCGCCGACGCCGTTCACATCGGCAGCGGCGTCCGCGTGCCGTTCGGCCGCCAGCGCCTCATCGGCATCGTCGTCGGCCTGGCCGCGCGCACGGACCTCGGCCGCGTCCGCGACATCGAGGCCGTCGTGGACGGGGACCCGTGGCTGACGCCCGAAAGCGTCGCGCTGGCGCGGTGGGTCGCCAAGCACTACCGAGCGCCCCTTTTCAGCTGCCTCCAGCCCTTCCTGCCGCCCGGCACGGACACCGCCGCCCCGCGCCGCTACCGCCGCACGGATGCGCCGGTGGCTGCGTTCGGATCGGATGCGGACGTCCTCGCCCTCGTCGGCGCGTTCGGTCGGCAGCGCCGCCGGACGGAGTCCACCCTCCGCAAGGCCGTCGGCCCGCGCAAGTTCGCCGCCGCGCTGGCCGCCGCGCTGGCCGCCGGGCTGATCGAGCCGCTGGACGATCCGGACCTCGCGCCGCGCGCCCGGACGACCGCTTTCGCCCGCCGCCTCGTCGCCGACGGGGCGGCCGTGGACGCCGCCCTCGCCAAGGTCCGCCCGCACGCCGCGGCGGACGCGCTGGCGTGGCTGCGCCGGCCGGAAGTCGTGCTGCCGACGGCGGCCGAGCTTGCCGCGGCGACGGGCGGTGCCGCGCCGGGCGGCGGTGCGCGTACGCTCGCCCGGCTGGCGGCGGACGGCCTCGTGCTCGTCGCGCCGGCAGGCGAGGTGAACGTGGCGGACGCGGCGAAGTCGGCGGACGCGGCGAAGTCGGCGAAGTCGGTGGAGTCGGCGGAGTCGGTGGACAAGGTGGACAGCGTGCACGCGGTGGACGTCGTGGTGTTGCAGGTCCACGGCGCCCGCGCCCGCGCCGCCGAGCATGCGCTGCGGCGGGTGACGGCGCACGTCGAGGCCATGGAGTACCTGGCCGCATCGGGCGGCGCCGCGCCGACGGCCGACGTCGTCCGCCGGACGGCGGCCACGGCGGCGACGCTGGCGGCGCTCGAACGGGCCGGCCTGATCGCGGTCGTGCGGGCGGAGGCATCCGCGGGATTGCCGCCCGCATCGTTGGGCGCATCGTTGGGCGTGTCGAGTGCGGGCGACGGAGACGGGCGCGGTGAGGCCGTTCCGCCGATGACGGCCGACCAGACGCGCGCCTGGGCACAGCTGGTGCCGCTGCTGGACGGCGCCGACGGCCCGGACGCCGGCGGACCGCCCGTCGATCCGCCCGTGGCCCTCCTCCACGGCGTGACCGGCAGCGGGAAGACCGAGCTCTACCTGCGGGCGATCGCGCACGTGGCCGCACGCGGCCGGCAGGCGATCGTCCTCGTGCCGGAGATCGCGCTCACGCCGCAGATGGTGGATCGATTCGAAGCCCGCTTCCCGGGCAAGGTCGGACTCTGGCACTCCGAGATGTCGCCCGCCGAGCGCCGCGAAGCGTGGCAGCGCGCCCGCTCCGGCGCGGTCACCGTCGTCGTCGGCTCGCGATCCGCCGTGTTCAGCCCGCTGCCGCGCCTTGGCCTGATGATCGTCGACGAAGAGCACGCCGACGCGTACAAGCAGGACCGCACGCCGCGCTACCACGCGCGCGACGTCGCGATCGAGCGCGCCCGCCGGGTCGGCGCGGCCGTCGTGCTCGGCAGCGCGACGCCGGCCGTGACGTCGTACTGGCACGCCCGGCGCGGGGTCTGGACGCTGATCGAGCTGCCGCGGCGCGTGAGGACGGCGGACCCGCGGGCCGCGTTGGACGGCGGGGCGGCGATGACGGCGCCGGGCCACGGCGATCTGCCGCCGGTCCGCATCGTCGATATGCGGGCCGAGCTGCGGGCCGGAAACACGTCCATCTTCAGCCGGCCGCTGCTGGCGGCGCTGCAACACGCGCTCGTGGCCGGCGAGCAGGCGATCCTGTTCCTGAACCGGCGGGGCAGCGCGACGTTCGTCCAGTGCCGGGACTGCGGCCACGTCCAGGTCTGCCCGCGCTGCGATGCGCCGCTCACGCAGCACGTGGCCGGGCTCGATGCGGCCCGTCCGGGCCGGGCGACGGCGCGGCTGGTGTGCCACGCATGCGGCCACACCGAGCCGCCGCCCATGCTCTGCCCGGCATGCACGAGCCACCGGATCCGCTACGTCGGCCTCGGCACGGAGCGGCTGGAGCGCGAGACGCTGGCCGCCTTCCCGGGCGTCCGGACGCTCCGCTGGGATGCCGACACGACCGAGGCGCGCGGTGCGCACGCCGCGCTGATGGCGCGCTTCAGCAGCGGGCAGGCGGACGTGCTGATCGGCACGCAGATGATCACGAAGGGCCTCGACCTGCCGCTCGTCACGCTCGTCGGCGTCGTCTCGGCCGACACCGCGCTGCACTTCCCGGACTACCGCGCCGGCGAGCGCGCGTTCCAGCTCCTGGCGCAGGTGGCGGGCCGGGCCGGTCGATCGGCCGCCGGCGGCCACGTGATCTTCCAAACGTACAACCCCGACCACCCGGCGATCACGTTCGCTGCGCAGCACGACTTCGCCGGCTACTACACCCGCGAGATCGCGTTCCGTGCCCAGCACGGCTACCCGCCGTGGCGGCCGCTGTGGCGCCTGCTGTGGGTCACGGACCTGAACGACGCCGCGGCCGAGCCGGCGGCGCGGGCATACGCGCACCAGCTCGAGGCCGCCGCCGCCCGCCTCGGCCTGCCCTACACGATGGTGCGCGGTCCGGCGCCGGCGTTCTTCCACCGGCAGCGCGGCAAGTACCGCTGGCAGATCGTCCTCAGCTCGCCGGATGGCCACGCGCTGCTGGCCGAGGCGCCCCCGCCGCCGGGGTGGCGGGTGGATGTGGATGCGATCGACGTGTTGTGA
- a CDS encoding DUF3160 domain-containing protein yields the protein MLGSWTELKHDTNLYAKQAEAVSGYDPELPKGYVEPEPEFYARIAALVAMTRDGLVARGLLPPPAPDASGMPGLTETLDYLAELALELKAISEKELAGTPLGEDEYRLIAFYGSTLEYFTALASDVGPDGDPDGDILDIDEQDAAVVADVATGAPGSPFEDTALTVGTGRFMELYVVVPIEGRLVLTRGGIYSQYEFVQPSGNRLTDEQWRARLDGGDAPALEAWKTFVVR from the coding sequence GTGCTCGGCAGTTGGACGGAGCTGAAGCACGACACGAACCTCTACGCCAAGCAGGCGGAGGCCGTATCCGGCTACGATCCTGAGCTGCCGAAGGGCTATGTCGAACCGGAGCCTGAGTTCTACGCCCGCATCGCCGCCCTCGTGGCCATGACCCGGGACGGGCTGGTCGCGCGCGGTCTCCTTCCCCCGCCGGCGCCGGACGCCAGCGGCATGCCGGGCCTGACCGAGACCCTCGACTACCTCGCGGAACTCGCGCTCGAGCTGAAGGCGATCAGCGAGAAGGAGCTTGCCGGCACGCCGCTCGGCGAGGACGAGTACAGGCTGATCGCCTTTTATGGCAGTACCCTGGAGTACTTCACCGCTCTGGCCTCCGATGTCGGTCCCGACGGCGATCCCGATGGCGACATCCTGGACATCGACGAACAGGACGCCGCCGTCGTCGCCGACGTCGCCACCGGCGCCCCCGGCTCCCCCTTCGAAGACACGGCGCTGACCGTGGGCACCGGCCGCTTCATGGAACTCTATGTCGTCGTGCCCATCGAAGGCCGGTTGGTGCTGACGCGCGGCGGGATCTACAGTCAGTACGAGTTCGTCCAGCCGTCCGGCAACCGGCTGACGGACGAGCAGTGGCGGGCGCGGTTGGACGGGGGCGATGCGCCGGCGCTCGAGGCGTGGAAGACGTTCGTCGTGCGATAG
- a CDS encoding DUF4360 domain-containing protein: MKRHAPWWTLVCSAALVAGTAACATQSGGLGGAAVPPASSDTQAQPQQDGAAADSQSAAPAAPAEQQAAALGTGANAESASMGATGAGQVDGGVPVSDDLAAGEPAPIDASAAAADPLAAPPVVSGTVAAPPSGLQLAGFIPGPGCPPGTTTAAISYGRISIEFLDKFSVLPNQGRIQCTAQVLVKVPAGFQFTLGDYKQNYAPPVPLQAGQAMFSGRLNGTASKALVDFSWTIPATPPVTLNRSHNYAGGSVVWNNSLGDFVFPANTVLPFSACSSQATTQTIALTIDLAAASNYTLPWPPPPFAQSERLFLNAIRFAPKWQGC, encoded by the coding sequence ATGAAGCGACATGCCCCGTGGTGGACACTCGTGTGTTCCGCGGCCCTCGTGGCCGGAACCGCAGCCTGCGCCACGCAGAGCGGCGGTCTCGGCGGCGCCGCCGTACCGCCGGCCAGCTCAGACACGCAGGCTCAGCCGCAGCAAGACGGGGCGGCCGCCGACAGCCAGTCGGCGGCGCCGGCCGCGCCGGCGGAGCAACAGGCGGCGGCCCTGGGGACCGGCGCCAACGCCGAGAGCGCGTCGATGGGCGCGACGGGCGCGGGTCAGGTGGACGGCGGCGTGCCGGTCAGCGATGATCTGGCCGCTGGGGAACCGGCGCCGATCGACGCCTCCGCCGCCGCCGCTGACCCGCTCGCCGCACCGCCGGTCGTCAGTGGGACGGTCGCGGCGCCGCCGAGCGGCCTGCAGCTCGCCGGCTTCATCCCCGGTCCGGGATGCCCGCCGGGGACGACGACCGCCGCCATCAGCTACGGTCGGATCTCGATCGAGTTCCTCGACAAGTTCAGCGTGTTGCCCAACCAGGGCAGGATCCAGTGCACAGCCCAGGTGCTGGTAAAGGTGCCGGCCGGATTCCAGTTCACCCTCGGGGACTACAAGCAGAACTACGCGCCACCCGTGCCGCTCCAGGCGGGTCAGGCGATGTTCAGCGGTCGCCTGAACGGGACGGCCTCCAAGGCGTTGGTGGACTTCTCGTGGACGATTCCGGCCACCCCGCCCGTGACGCTCAACCGCTCGCACAATTACGCCGGCGGGAGCGTGGTGTGGAACAACTCGCTGGGCGATTTCGTCTTCCCGGCCAACACCGTCCTCCCGTTCAGTGCGTGCTCCAGCCAGGCGACGACCCAGACCATCGCCCTCACGATCGACCTAGCGGCGGCATCGAACTACACCCTGCCCTGGCCGCCGCCGCCGTTCGCGCAGAGCGAGCGGTTGTTCCTGAATGCGATCCGGTTCGCGCCGAAGTGGCAGGGGTGCTAG
- a CDS encoding type II toxin-antitoxin system HicB family antitoxin, giving the protein MQTEWKYEVIIYWSEDDQSYVAEVPELPGCAADGATYQQALANVEVIVHEWIETARELGRAIPEPKGRLLYA; this is encoded by the coding sequence ATGCAGACTGAATGGAAGTATGAGGTCATCATCTATTGGAGTGAGGACGACCAGTCCTATGTCGCCGAGGTCCCTGAGCTACCGGGCTGTGCCGCCGACGGCGCAACCTACCAGCAGGCACTCGCCAACGTCGAAGTCATCGTCCATGAATGGATCGAAACGGCGCGGGAACTGGGACGTGCGATACCGGAGCCCAAGGGTCGGCTGCTGTACGCGTAG
- a CDS encoding GYD domain-containing protein: MPMFLTRFSYTPETWDRLAKHPEDRRDAARAYIESVGGKLHGFWYAFGEYDGYNLWEAPDNVSMAAVAIAIGGGGGLSKIETTVLLTVEETLAALGRVETIHYRPPGE; encoded by the coding sequence GTGCCGATGTTCCTGACGCGCTTCAGCTACACCCCCGAAACGTGGGATCGACTGGCCAAGCATCCGGAGGACCGACGAGACGCGGCCCGGGCCTACATCGAGTCGGTGGGAGGCAAGCTCCACGGCTTTTGGTACGCGTTCGGCGAGTACGACGGCTATAACCTGTGGGAGGCTCCGGACAACGTGTCGATGGCAGCCGTGGCGATTGCGATCGGCGGAGGCGGGGGCCTCTCGAAGATCGAGACGACGGTCTTGCTCACGGTTGAGGAGACACTGGCGGCGCTGGGGCGGGTCGAGACGATTCATTATCGTCCCCCGGGCGAATGA
- a CDS encoding guanylate kinase has translation MFSADDAAIDARDEFVERFQDPPPLLIVISGPSGVGKDEALKAMKSIGFPFHFVVTATTRPRRTTEIDGADYHFINVAAFAEMIDQGELLEYALVYGDYKGIPKQQVRAALASGQDVVLRIDVQGARTIRKLVPDAILIFMVAESVAELERRLRERKSEPADLLKIRIATAREEMRLAVDFDYVVVNRRDQLNVTVDTITAIIRAEKHRVARVARGAPIVL, from the coding sequence ATGTTCAGCGCCGACGACGCTGCGATCGACGCGCGCGACGAGTTCGTCGAACGGTTCCAGGACCCGCCGCCGCTGCTGATCGTCATCTCCGGCCCCTCGGGCGTCGGCAAGGACGAGGCGCTCAAGGCGATGAAGTCGATCGGCTTCCCGTTCCACTTCGTCGTGACGGCCACGACGCGGCCGCGGCGGACGACCGAGATCGACGGCGCGGACTACCATTTCATCAACGTTGCGGCGTTCGCCGAGATGATCGACCAGGGCGAGCTGCTGGAATACGCGCTCGTCTACGGCGATTACAAAGGCATCCCGAAGCAGCAGGTCCGCGCAGCCCTCGCCAGCGGCCAGGACGTCGTGCTGCGGATCGACGTGCAGGGCGCGCGGACGATCCGCAAGCTGGTGCCTGACGCCATCCTGATCTTCATGGTCGCCGAGAGCGTGGCCGAGCTCGAGCGGCGGCTGCGCGAGCGCAAGAGCGAGCCGGCCGACCTGCTGAAGATCCGGATCGCCACAGCCCGCGAAGAGATGCGCCTGGCCGTCGACTTCGATTACGTCGTCGTGAATCGGCGCGACCAGCTGAACGTGACCGTCGACACGATCACCGCGATCATCCGCGCCGAGAAGCACCGTGTCGCCCGCGTCGCACGCGGGGCGCCCATCGTCTTGTGA